In the genome of Daucus carota subsp. sativus chromosome 9, DH1 v3.0, whole genome shotgun sequence, the window TTACTCATGATAGATTTTGTTAGCGCTTTATTCCAGATATTAAGATGTTAGCGTGAATGCAAATGAGGATAGcacgaattttaaaaattagtaatatcttaaaaatacgtgtaaaaagtgaGTACAAACAAAAGATTAAAGAATCCAAATTAAGGTTAAAACGGTAGACATAAAGCTCCAAATAATTTGTGCGAGACAAAGAAGCTACAATCAATTAATTATGACTGATTCAAATTCATAAAATTCCATGAGACATTACATTAGAATTACTGGAAACAGTTTCTTGAATTCAACTAGATCTGTAACAGGTCCAAGACTGCAAAGTAGCCGATTGTAATCGGCACTGAGAGCGCCGTGCCAAAGATAACCCTGCATGTATCAAAGCCAATTCCATTATAATGTGTCCGTATTTACATCAAAAACTTATttcgaaaaaaattatttatatattataatctaGATTATTTAGAATGggtttaatattatattgtgtttaatatatatatatatatatatatatattaaaataaataataattttagaaaaaatgcaaaatattttttcacaattaaattgtttaatatcaaaaaataagataaatcaAACACGTCACGAATATACACACACGTATATTTTATGTCAACGAGACAAGTCACAAAGTTAGTACGCACCCAGTACTCATGGTATTTGCATGCAATCCATATTCTTTGGCATATATGAAAGTGACGACGGCTTGCGGAAGTGCTGACTGgaacaaaatgaaaaaaattatgtttatcaatgtttataaatttcagtTGTATGAATAAACagtgttaaatatatatatgtatatcaacaTAAATCTAGATGTAACAACCTGAACAATAGCTATTCGCAACACCTCGCCACGTAAGCCTACAGCAACACAAGCGATGCCCACGGCTAATGGTGCTGTAATAAACCTCAAACCCATGGCTATAGCGGTGGCCTTGGCACCACAAGCAATTATCTTCTTGTTTGAGGCCATGAATAATCCTGAAATATatagaaaacatatatatttttgagttttagaacaatatatatttcttcttctttttttttgtcaggaaacAATATATATCTCAAGTTCAAACTATGCGCATAATAATTTAAGTTCAACATTTGTGGTTTTTTCTCCTGACTTATGCTTTTCACGTATATATCAGAACATATCGGATACTTGGAGGGTTGAATCGGCCGACTTAAATCATTGAGGCCTTATCGGTAACACACTTccattaagggttaaaagggcaTTTAGTCATAAATATATTGCGTAATTTTTTAGATTGTGTGGGCGTTGCTGCTGGATTAGTGCCTTATCGGTAACACACTTccattaagggttaaaagggcaTTTAGTCATAAATATATTGCGTAATTTTTTAGGTTGTGTGGGCGTTGCTGCTGGATTAGTTATATGTTGAGTGCCTACCAAGTTTTGTAAATTAAGTAATGCGCTCTGCCTCAATAAACACTCAAATTCAGCATTCTGTAGTGCACATTTGTGGATATGTGGTCGTAGTATTACACAAACATAACAATATATCGTGCGAAACTGTGCTCGAAGCTTACCCATGCAGAACATGGAAGTGCCTGTTCCTGCTTTTGACATCACCAAAATCGATCCTTCCATAATGCTCGGCATCTCAAAGTGCCACCTGCATTACAAACATCCGGAATTCAGCATTTCACTATAAGCTAAATTTAAATTGatcttcttaaaattttaaagccATGATACCTGGCGGCCACAAATGCCCAGATGAGTCCAACAATGCAAGCATAACAGTTGGGATTCTTCGCAAGTTTCTCGAACACAACTTTCAACATTGCCCAAACCGAAGGCCTCACCACACTCACATCCACTTCATGAACACCACCACTCCCTTCCAAATCCTTCCCCGACGACATCTCAACCGCGGCCACCGAATCAAAATCCAGCCTAGCCCGTCTAACTTCCAGCATGAAAAACAAAACTATAAGCCAAAAAGTGTTCTGCATGATGGCCGACTGAATCACCAAATCCACCCCCACAGACCCATACATAGCCCTCATCAGCGGCACTCCCACAATTAGAGCATTCGTAATCGACGAAATCGAGAACCCCGTAATGCACCACTCGTAACTCCCACCAAAAAAATAAGCCCACAGCCCTAGCATTGCCCCAATCCCACATTTCGAAATCACATCCGCAGCCACAAACAGAGAGTTCATTTTGTAAGGGTTCAAGTGTGTGGTGAACTGGAAGGTTAAAAATGgaataatgaagtaacaagtcATCCGATTAATCGCGTCGGATTGCTCCGGAGTGAACATGCGCCACCACTTCACCGAGCCGTAGCCTAACATTAAAGCTACGTAGAGTGGcaccattgccaccaccaccTTATAGACATCGCTCAATTCTATCATCTTGAGATAattatgtgaaaaaataattgaataataattgaGTGTTTTGTGCTACTGGAGAAAATGGAAGTAACACATTTGATGAGTGTAAATGGTTGAAGCACATATATATAGAAGTTCTTGTTAAGCGCACCAGAAAATATAATGATGCTGCATTTGAAAATTGACCTTCGCTTATTATTAATGGCAATGTTCCAAAATAATCTGCTGCACTTGTGCGCACTTTAAAGCTCAGTTTGCTAGTATGATATGACTAGACCGAGAAGGGAAACAACACTATCACACCACTGTCCGGATTGAGTATTTTCGAGTACTGAAGGGTCACGCCAGAATATGTTCTGTTAATCTAAACCAATCTTTATCGGAAGAAAGactgaataataaaataatactcccttcgtcccggCACGTTATTTAGGTTACTTTTTGACATATATTGTGAGGATTCTATAAACGCTAgttttatactatttttttaaatttttttctcctGAAtgaaagtttgacgtttaaattttttattcaaaaaataatttttttaaataatgttataaaactatactttatgaaAGCCTTGAAATGCATGCAAAAAGTTAACGTAAACAACTTGCTGTGACGGAGCGAGAATTATTAAAGAAAAAGGGGATTCTTTCCAATATTCCATGTTAGCTTCACACACTTTGATTTTCtggtataaaataaaattatatattaaccttttatttgaaaataaaaattaaaagaataatttacgAAATTGTGTTCCTACACACCACAAATTAAACTCGGTAAAAAGTAGGTTGTTTGTTCATAATATACAATGTCGGACGACagaatatatactataaaatattgttACGTGTATGTGAACAGCATGTAATAACCACCCATTCGACTTGGTTTGATTTATCTGTTTATTtacttttgttattttatcaacCTTCTTCTCTGATTCGTGAAGTGCGTTTCAGTGCTTATTCCTAATTTTCTGGTTTTGTTCTCTTGTAAAGAAAGCTAAAacaaatttgttttgaatttatgatcatggttgaGGTAAGCGGTGGGAGACTTGTTGTACATCGATGCTGCCTTCGTAAAGTACTTCTCCGTAAGTGGTTTTAGACTATGCACATTTTAGCGCGGAACTGTGGGGGCGAAGGGGGGCTCGAGCCCGGCTAGAAAACAAAATCAGTAGAAGTTTTTTTCTCAGCCCCGGATGTTCTCTAAAAGTGttatatagaaatttttttagctttcgataaatttcaaaaaactttgTATTAACTGATATTTTTCCTTCAATCAAATGTTGTTAAATTTTTTGAGTACCAGGTGAGTTGGtctcctggttccgccactgcatTTTAGTTGTTACAGATAGGGCCAACTCATTGGTTGTCAATATGTTTCTGGCCGTGCTGGTCGCAGTATCGATAGAGGCGAATTTGTATTTTGATCCGCCATCAAATCTTACCGTGATCCGTAAAATGCGCTGTTTTCTCCTGGTGAACGTTGCTTATTCTATAGTCCTTTGCATATCATCAGACATCTGAGCCCTTCATGAAGAATAATCCccgaaaatacatatatttacttAACTAATATGCTGACATTAAACATTACATGCGGCCATGCAGGTGAAGAACACTAGCCGCCAAATCGGGACTCGTATTAACCTCTGATGTCTATTCTGAAGTTGGTGTTGCACACTCGCACTCCATGCATGTATGTCTTCGATCTGTATTATTTATGTTGTTGTATCTAATTATGGTATTATGGACATTCACCTTATTCAGCTAGTCATCTAGGAGAGCTTATGTGCGGGTTTGAGTGGGGTTTTTTAAGCCCCAGTTCTGGAATTACAAGttggaagcacttatttgtaccgtttgcgtaaaaagtcgagaagcacttataaaagcTAAGAatcctaacttttgtttcatgacttctactcttttaccaaacactttaatcactcgtaagtcttaactaacttctaacttt includes:
- the LOC108202123 gene encoding auxin efflux carrier component 5 produces the protein MIELSDVYKVVVAMVPLYVALMLGYGSVKWWRMFTPEQSDAINRMTCYFIIPFLTFQFTTHLNPYKMNSLFVAADVISKCGIGAMLGLWAYFFGGSYEWCITGFSISSITNALIVGVPLMRAMYGSVGVDLVIQSAIMQNTFWLIVLFFMLEVRRARLDFDSVAAVEMSSGKDLEGSGGVHEVDVSVVRPSVWAMLKVVFEKLAKNPNCYACIVGLIWAFVAARWHFEMPSIMEGSILVMSKAGTGTSMFCMGVPLMRAMYGALGEDLVIQSAVLQSIIWVMILLFMLEVRRARRDFDSVAAVEMSSGKDLEGNSDGEVNVSVVRPSAWILMRTVLGKLAKNPNCYACIAGLVWAFLAARWHFEMPSIMEGSILVMSKAGTGTSMFCMGLFMASNDKIMACGAKATIIGMILRFIVGPMSVGLACLAVGLRGDVLRIAIVQSALPQAVATFIYAKEYGLHTNAISTAVIFGTVVSLPILIGYFAVLDLIRI